TGATTTATTCGTTATAAGCAATCTCAAGCCCTTCGGGCCCATCCCATGTAAAAACAGGGGCAGAACGCTTTATCCCGCGGGACTTTTCATGCAGGGCATGAGCAACGATCGGGAGAGCAATGGTAGCGTCCACAAAAACCTGCACTTTTTTTGCCTGAGGTGCAATCTTACCCCAGGAAACCGCTTCGTCAAAAGTGCAGCCTGAAAGCCCGCCCCAGTGCGGAGCATCCGAGGTATACTGGATAGCATATTCATGCCCGGCGACATCCATTCCCAGAATCGAAGCTATCACTTCTGTCTGCTGGATAAAGTTCTTCGGGACTCCGCCCCCTACATAGATTACTCCCGTATGTCCTGACTTTTCTACAATCTGAGTAATTTCATCAACATCTTTTATCTGGTCTATTTCAAGTTTCAGCCCTCTTCTCCTTGCTATGGTGAGCCCTATGCCTATGGAACTGTCAGACAGGGCAGGCACAAATATAGGGATATTATGCCTGTATGCACTTACAACTATTGAGTCTTCGGCAGCTCCTCTCCTTACAAGCTCTTTTCCGAGAAGATACATGAACTCCCTTGAAGAACAGCTAATCTCTCCGATCTCCTTTGCAAAATCTGCAATCAGGTTGTCTGCGGTTCTAAATTCTTCTTCAACTGCAAAGATATCATAAATTCTGTCCACGCCGTGTTCAAAGAGTTTTTCATCGTTAGCGAGGTGTGAACCGACATAGTGCTTCCTACCGAGAGCTTCGTGAGAATCGTGAAACAGATTTGCCCCTGTGCTTACAAGGCAATCGATCTTTCTTTCCCGAATCAGATATGAAATAACCCTGCGCATTCCTGCAGGAACCATGGCTCCGGATAAACCCATAAGCACAGTAGTGTCCTTTTCTCCGAGCATATTGTGCCAGGCCTGAACTGACTCAGCAAGCTTTCTGCCCTGAAAGCCGGTTCTGAGCATTCCGTCCATCAATTCGCTTATAGACCTGTCTTTTACATCAATTGGAACTGTCGGGTTGTTCGTGAATACATTGTGACGCATACCATTCTCCACATAAATAAGCAGATTGCGATAGATAGGTTTTGCCTGTGATCCCCTTATTGTCCTGTCTTGCAGGTACCCGGCAATAGACGGTAAGAGACGCAAATAACGTTAAGGGATTATATATTTTTTATTAAATATCAATATATGCAGACTCTCTCGCCTGAAGAATCCTTGCAGAGGCAGGCTCTCTAAAGGAAGCCCGGTTTGATGTTTTTAAGAGTTATAAATTAAGAGTGAATTGCGTGTAATGAACGGTTAATGATTTTACTGCTTTAAGTTAATGATTCATAAAGGAAATATTAAAGTAAACATGGGGATGTTCATAAATAAGTGATACTGTGCAAATGATGTACGTAAATAATACTGCTAACGTATATGAAGTAACAGCATTACTTGAGTTCTGTACGAAAACCTTTTTATTTAAACTACAAAAATTGCTGCGGATATTACAGTCATCCAGTTTCCGTTTCCGTGCAAGAAGGCTGACCTGGAAATGCTGAAAGTTTTAAGAGGTGCTTCGTTTGTCCAAGTACTATACATGCTTTCTGCAAGTTTTACGGCATGTTTCCCTGCATCCTCCTCACTTTCTTCGTAAGTGTGATACTCGGAGACATAACCGTGCTTGCCAGCGTCCCTGGGAAGAGCGCATCCGACGGAAGTAGTTAATGTTCTTCCGGGCTCATTGGAGGAGATCCTGGACATCACACAGAAAACTATCTCCCCAGGGATCAGTTCTTTCAGACCTTCTTCCTTTGTCACAATTTCACATTTCGGAGGCAGGATGGAACTTACAGTTACAAGGTTAAACTTTTCAATGCCTGCATCCCTGAGTGAAACCTCAAATGATTCAAGTTTTTCTGGGTGTGTGCCGATTCCACTTGTGAAGAATACTTTCCTCGGAATTAACTTTGCAATCATTTTTGCAGCCTTGAAATACCATCAATTTAAGCTTAAATCAGATAGCAATTATTATTTTTAAGCGTTACCCTTCAATTCTGCTGGAAAAAAGTTTGATTTTTATTTCTTCAGGTATTGCGGACTGCAAAACTTCATTTCTATCCATTTCTATTTAAATGCGTTTCTCAGGAAATCCTTACACTAAGTTTTTTACACTAAGTCTTTCGATTTAAAGTTCCTTTACTTTTATTACCTATGTTAAATAAATTTCTTCACTCAAAATTAATCTCTAACTGATAAGATTTTCTTTGCTTTTATATTTTCTTACCAATACTTCCTGGCTCCTGGATTTTTTCACTGGAATTCTTTTACTTTCCGGTTACTTCCCGATCTTTCTGCAAAATCTCTCATAAGCTTTATATTATGCAGGATAATTACATCGTGTGTTACTCCCTGCAATTTTCCTGTCCGCAGCCTTTTAATCGGGAAATGTTCAGTTTTTTCCGGAGGCTTTCGGAAATGCGGACCCGATTACATGCGTTATTGTAGCAGGAGATTGTGTTTTCCTGGCTTCAGGCCTGAAGACAAACTATCATTAATTAACCCTAATCTCGATATAAAGGCAGAGAAAATGGCAGAGAAACTCAACCTTAAACTTATGCAACTGCTCGATGGCAGGCAGCTTTCAATAAGCGGACTCACGCGGGAATTGAAAGCTGAGGGAATAGAAGAACACAGGCTGGTTCTGACCGGCTACCTCAGGGCACTCAGGGATCTTGAACTTCTAGAAGAAAGCGAGGTTCCCCCCTCCAAAATCTATGCCTTGTCTGAAAAAAGCAAAGAGCCTTTGCCGGAAAAAGGCAGGGACCTCAAGTCAGCAGATTCCTCTGAGCCTGAGGACATTTACCTTATTTTCAGGACACAGCTCCTTAAAATCGATCTGGACTTCCGGATTCCTGTTGGCGTATATGTAATTTCCCGACTTTTCGAAAGACCCTGTTTCCGCAGGGAATTAAAACTGGTAGGGATCACCCAGAAGCATCTTGACCAGTATATGGAAAAACCCGGCATTGTTTGCGAAGCTCCGGACTCACATCTGAGAAAGTCCAGAGCCGACATCACAAAAATTGAAATCCCCTCAGATGACCCTGCATACGAAATTCGCGAAAATAGGGAAGAGATAACAAGGCTTGCAAATGACGTGCTTGCAGGGATGATAAAACACAGGATAGACCTTGAAGGGCTCGTGGCAAAAAGCAAGCAAACTACCCTGCTTCCCTGAAAACCTTTACACTGATTCCAATCCTACCTTTATGCGGATCTGAACTAATCAACGATCAAGCCGCAGGCTGGCCAGAACATGAAAGTTGCCTGTATCCAGATGGATGTGCTTCACTGTAAGAAGCAGGAAAACCTTGAAAATGCCCTTTACATGGCTCTCGAAGCTGTTGAGAAAGGGGTCGAATTAGTTGTTTTTCCCGAAGTTTTCT
The genomic region above belongs to Methanosarcina horonobensis HB-1 = JCM 15518 and contains:
- a CDS encoding deoxyhypusine synthase, whose protein sequence is MRHNVFTNNPTVPIDVKDRSISELMDGMLRTGFQGRKLAESVQAWHNMLGEKDTTVLMGLSGAMVPAGMRRVISYLIRERKIDCLVSTGANLFHDSHEALGRKHYVGSHLANDEKLFEHGVDRIYDIFAVEEEFRTADNLIADFAKEIGEISCSSREFMYLLGKELVRRGAAEDSIVVSAYRHNIPIFVPALSDSSIGIGLTIARRRGLKLEIDQIKDVDEITQIVEKSGHTGVIYVGGGVPKNFIQQTEVIASILGMDVAGHEYAIQYTSDAPHWGGLSGCTFDEAVSWGKIAPQAKKVQVFVDATIALPIVAHALHEKSRGIKRSAPVFTWDGPEGLEIAYNE
- a CDS encoding pyruvoyl-dependent arginine decarboxylase → MIAKLIPRKVFFTSGIGTHPEKLESFEVSLRDAGIEKFNLVTVSSILPPKCEIVTKEEGLKELIPGEIVFCVMSRISSNEPGRTLTTSVGCALPRDAGKHGYVSEYHTYEESEEDAGKHAVKLAESMYSTWTNEAPLKTFSISRSAFLHGNGNWMTVISAAIFVV